In Pseudomonas sp. DNDY-54, a genomic segment contains:
- the trmA gene encoding tRNA (uridine(54)-C5)-methyltransferase TrmA yields the protein MSAPQFDPATYDAQLAEKTARLVELLAPFNAPAPEVFDSPREHYRLRTEFRLWREDGQRHYAMFEQGDKHTPILIDEFPIASRRINELMPQLKAAWQASETLSFKLFQVEFLTTLSGDALITLAYHRPLDDTWQAEAEGLAAKLGVSIVGRSKGKRIVIGRDYVTEQLTVAGRVFSYRQPEGAFTQPNGEVCQKMLNWAYDVLGERTDDLLELYCGNGNFTLPLATRVPKVLATEISKSSVNAALSNLDDNGIDNVTLVRLSAEELTQALNEVRPFRRLAGIDLKRYTFGSVFVDPPRAGMDPDTCELTRRFERILYISCNPETLAANIAQLHDTHRIERCALFDQFPYTHHMESGVLLVRR from the coding sequence ATGAGCGCTCCGCAATTCGACCCCGCCACTTACGACGCCCAACTCGCCGAGAAAACCGCGCGGCTGGTTGAGCTATTGGCACCCTTCAACGCGCCCGCGCCGGAGGTCTTCGACTCGCCACGTGAGCACTATCGCCTGCGCACCGAGTTCCGCCTGTGGCGCGAGGACGGCCAACGCCACTACGCGATGTTCGAGCAAGGCGACAAGCACACGCCCATTCTGATCGATGAGTTCCCGATCGCCAGTCGCCGCATCAATGAGTTGATGCCGCAGCTCAAGGCCGCCTGGCAAGCCAGCGAAACGCTGAGTTTCAAGCTGTTCCAGGTCGAATTTCTGACGACGCTTTCCGGTGATGCGCTGATTACCCTCGCCTATCATCGTCCGCTGGACGACACCTGGCAGGCCGAAGCCGAAGGGCTCGCGGCGAAGCTTGGCGTAAGCATCGTCGGACGGTCCAAGGGCAAGCGCATCGTCATCGGCCGGGACTATGTGACCGAGCAGTTGACCGTTGCCGGCCGCGTCTTCAGCTATCGCCAACCGGAAGGCGCCTTTACCCAGCCCAACGGCGAGGTGTGCCAGAAGATGCTGAACTGGGCGTATGACGTCCTTGGCGAGCGCACCGACGATTTGCTCGAGCTGTATTGCGGCAACGGCAACTTCACCCTGCCTTTAGCGACCCGTGTCCCTAAGGTGCTGGCCACCGAGATCAGCAAATCTTCGGTGAATGCCGCGCTGTCCAATCTCGACGACAATGGCATCGACAACGTTACCCTGGTACGCCTGTCCGCCGAAGAGCTGACCCAGGCACTCAACGAGGTGCGGCCGTTCCGTCGCCTGGCCGGGATCGACCTGAAGCGTTACACCTTCGGCAGCGTGTTCGTCGACCCGCCACGCGCCGGCATGGACCCGGACACCTGCGAGCTGACGCGCCGCTTCGAACGTATCCTTTACATCTCCTGTAACCCCGAAACGCTCGCGGCCAACATCGCCCAAC